One window of Carassius auratus strain Wakin chromosome 17, ASM336829v1, whole genome shotgun sequence genomic DNA carries:
- the LOC113117466 gene encoding uncharacterized protein C1orf115 homolog has product MSLKRVKSKRKSNHKKKNKSKIVSSNYDQPAKEELKVQDEPPVLNSSTSVNKKKKSAKQARIAFLPEKYQPLVEDEIVDHPRDDNIKKKQDKYKKLRKNMGKALRYSWKCLVVGLQNLSTAYSMPLGAGATIVPDIHRARAHV; this is encoded by the exons ATGTCTCTAAAACGCGTCAAATCCAAGCGCAAATCAAATCATAAAAAGAAGAACAAATCTAAAATAGTTTCTTCGAACTACGATCAACCAGCTAAGGAAGAACTCAAGGTTCAAGACGAGCCGCCTGTGCTGAACTCATCGACGAGCGTGAACAAGAAAAAGAAGTCCGCCAAACAAGCGCGCATCGCTTTTCTACCAGAGAAATACCAACCGCTGGTCGAGGATGAGATTGTTGACCATCCACGAGATGACAATATCAagaaaaaacaagacaaatataaaAAGTTAAGAAAA aataTGGGGAAGGCTCTTCGTTACAGCTGGAAGTGTCTGGTGGTTGGATTGCAGAATCTGAGCACAGCCTATTCTATGCCGTTGGGTGCCGGTGCCACAATAGTGCCAGACATCCACAGAGCCAGAGCTCACGTCTAA